Genomic window (Pirellulaceae bacterium):
AACCAGAGATGATTCCACTGGGCCAACTGGCGTTCACGACCGAAGTCGAAAACTTTGCGGGCTTCCCCGCCGGCAACATCCGAGCCTTCGTGGAGAGCGCCGTCGATAAAGACCGGCACTACAATCTGCCACCTGTGCCCGAAGGGCACAGCCAGGATGACCAGCCACATTACGCCGTGCAAGGCGTTGAGCTGATGGAATTGATGAAACAGCAGGCTTTGAATTTTGGCACGCGAGTAATCGGGGATGACATTGTTAACGTTGATCTTTCTCAACGTCCCCTGCGAGTGATTCCCAGCAATGGCGATCCGATCGAGACAGAAACAATCATTATCGCAACCGGCGCCCGGGCCAATTATCTCGGTCTGCCGTCGGAGGAAGCATTCAAGAATCTGGGAGTGAGTGCCTGTGCGGTCTGCGATGGAGCTCTACCACGATTCCGCAACGCTCCCGTCGTCGTGATTGGCGGGGGTGATTCCGCAGTGGAAGAAGCGAGCTATTTGGCCAAATACGCCTCCGTGGTCTACCTCGTGCATCGCCGTGATGAGCTACGAGCTTCCAAGATCATGCAACAAAGAGCATTTGACGATCCCAAGATCGAAATCCTTTGGAACAGCGCTGTCGAGGAAGTCCTCGGAAATGACACCGACGGCATGACGGCGCTGCGACTGCGTAGCACGCAAGACGACTCGCTGAAAGAATACGAAGCCAAGGGCATGTTCTTAGCGATTGGACACACACCCAACACGAATTTTCTAGTCGATAAACTGGAGATGAATTCCAGCGGCTATATCACGTGGACGCAACCCTTCCGCACCAACACGAGTGTCGAGGGTGTATTCGCCGCCGGCGACGTTGCTGATGACAACTACCGACAAGCGATCACGTCGGCGGGTACAGGCTGCATGGCCGCTTTAGACGCCGAACGATACCTGGCAGCCAAGGGGCTCTGATCCGCGAAACTTTCCACGCTGTGCCCCAAAGATGATGTTGGGACACGTTTAATTTCACTGTATCGTACGCATTCAAATCGAAATGGGTGCCAGCTTAAATGACGACTGTAGGGAAATCATGAATCACACGGAATCAAAGATTGAAGCCGACCGCAGGATGCTGGAAGAGGCGAAATCCCAAGGCTTGGGTGGCAAGTTTGCAACGTTCGCCAAACTGTCTGGTCCGGGGTGGTTACAGAGTGCGATTACCTTGGGCGGCGGTTCTCTGGCAAGCAGCCTGTTTCTCGGAATCCTCGGTGGGTATACGTTACTGTGGGTTCAGCCGCTGGCAATGATACTCGGTATTATCATGTTGAGTGCAATCGGCTATGTGACCCTTTCCACCGGGCAACGGCCCTTTCACGCGATCCGTGATCACGTGAATCCTGTGCTCGCTTGGGGCTGGGCGTTGGCGGTCGCCGCAGCCAATATCGTTTGGTGCCTGCCTCAATACTCTCTCGCCTTCGGCGTCGTGAGTCAAAATCTCTTGCCCGGCCTGTTCGGACAAGAAGGAACCGTTACCCAGGCAGGTGGTGACAACGGTTCCTATTTGAGTATGGCCATCGTTTCATCAACTTTGTTGATTATCTGTACCATCATCACTTGGAGTTATGATCGGGGCGGTTGGGGAATCAAGCTCTATGAAACAGTGCTCAAGGTACTAGTCGCCTTGATCGTACTGTGCTTCATCGGCGTCGTTACCGTCTTGACAGTTAACGGCGCGATTGACTGGGGAGCCGTCACTCAGGGAATTATTCCGAACTTTGGCCAATTCTGGAAACCGGCGGCAAGTTTCGAACCGATGCTGGCCAATCTGGACGAATCAGCACGAGAATACTGGTCGAAACTGATCGTCTCCAAACAGCAAGATGTGATGTTCAGTGCCGCCGCGACTGCCGTCGGTATTAACATGACTTTTCTCTTTCCCTATTCGTTATTAAGCAAAGGTTGGACGCGCGAATTTCGCGGCCTGTCAATTTTCGATCTCTCAACCGGCATGTTCATTCCTTACGTGATCGCGACCGGCTGCGTGGTGATTGCCGCATCCGCTCAATTCCATACGAAGGTCACCGATGACTTCCAGGTGGTCGGAAACAAGCTGGTTGCCCCCGCCGACCTGGCCGGTGCCTATCAAGGCACCCTCGAACAGCGGATGTTGGCCAACAACGATTATGCGAGAAAACAACTCCAGGGAACGCCTGCGAACGCGGTTCCGGCGTTGAAGGCCCAGATGATGGCAGCTTTTCTTGCCGAAACCAGCATGTCCGAGCAAGAAATTGCAGCCGCTTTGGTCAATCGCAAGGCCAAACATCTGTCAGGTGCCCTCGCTCCTTTAACAGGCAAATTCGTTGCGGATATCGTCTTTGGACTTGGTGTTCTTGCCATGGCTCTATCGACAATCTCACTCTTGATGCTGATTTCAGGATTTGTTTTTTGCGAGATGTTTGGCTTTGAACCGGGCAGCTGGTTTCATCGCTTTGGAACCCTTGTCGCCGGCGTAATCGGCGCTTTTGGGCCTTACATTTGGAGCGGTGCGTCGTTCTACCTGGCTATCCCGACGTCAGTCTTTGGACTTGCCCTCCTACCCTTCGCCTACATCACGTTCTTCCTGCTGATGAACCAAAAATCGCTACTAGGTGACGACATGCCTCGTGGCGGAGCCCGCGTGGTCTGGAATCTGCTCATGCTGGTCGCAGCAGTCACCGCAACGGCTGCCAGCTTATACGTGGTCTACACCAAGACGCTGAATGGCTTTGGTTCCGGTTGGTATGGACTCGGCGGTATCGGCCTCCTGTTGGGACTGATCCTGGTCGTGCAATTCACGCGCAAACCAAAACACATCCCGGAATAGGCCGGAATAGGTTCGTCATCAAAATTCGTTCGGAAGTAGAAGACAGCCCGAAGCCGTCACTCGATGTGGCGGCTTGGCTGGAAACAAACTCTCAACCTTATTAACGCGACAAAAAAACCGCATGGATACAATCTCAGTTGCTGTAGCCCGCCAAACGGATTCGATCGGTAAACAGGTCAGACTGCAAGGTTGGGTCCGCACACGACGTGACTCGAAAGCTGGCTTCAGTTTCGTCGAGCTAAATGACGGGAGTTGTTTGGCCAACATCCAAGCCATCTGCGATGCCGACTTGCCCAACTACGAAGCTGAAATCAAGAAGCTTTCGGCAGGCTGTAGTGTTTCGATAACAGGCGAAGTCAAGGAATCGGGCGGGAAGGGCCAAGCGACGGAGTTGTTAGCTCAAACAGTCACCGTTCATGGCTGGTCAGACCCGCAAGAATTTCCGCTCCAAAAGAAACGACATTCGTTTGAAAAGCTACGTGAATGGGCCCATCTGCGCCCCCGCACAAACGCTTTTGGCGCCGTGGCACGTGTCCGCAACTGCATTTGCAACTCAATCCACCAGTTCTTTCAGGAACATGGGTTTCTCTATGTCCATACGCCCGTCATCACCGCAAGCGACTGTGAGGGTGCCGGAGAAATGTTCCGTGTTACCACACTGGACCTCGAAAATGTCCCGCGACAGGACGGCAGGATCGATTATTCGAAGGACTTCTTCGATCGTCCCGCCTACCTCACGGTGAGCGGGCAGTTAGAAGCTGAGATTTTCGCCACCGCACTCGGCAAGGTTTACACCTTTGGGCCCACTTTCCGTGCTGAAAACTCGAATACATCACGTCATCTGGCCGAATTCTGGATGATTGAACCGGAAATGGCCTTCTACGAACTTCCCGAAAACATGCAATTGGCGGAAGACTTTCTGAAACGCATTGCCTCTGACGTGCTGTCGAAATGTGGCGAAGACATGGAGTTCTTCAACCAAAGAATCGACGACACCGTATTGTCGACACTGCAAAAAATCATCGACAGCGACTTTGAACGTTTGACTTATACCGCAGCGATCGAACTGCTGGAGAAAAGTGGTAAGAAGTTCGATTTCCCAGTGAACTGGGGGACCGACCTTCAATCCGAACACGAACGCTTCTTGACCGAAGAACACTTTCATGGCCCCGTCATCCTCTATGACTACCCGCGATCCATCAAACCTTTTTACATGAAGGTCAACGACGATGACCGCACAGTCCGTGCCATGGATGTACTGGTCCCACGCGTCGGTGAAATCATTGGCGGCAGCCAACGTGAAGATCGACTCGATGTGCTCGAAGCAAGGATGCGGGAGCAAGGCCTGACTCCCGAGGACTACTGGTGGTATCTCGATCTCAGACGATTTGGCACCGTCCCGCATTCCGGTTTTGGGCTGGGATTAGAACGTGTAATCCAATTCGCTACCGGCATGACCAACATCCGGGACGTCATTCCCTTTCCCCGGACACCAGGCAGCGCCGATTTTTAGAAAACTTCCATCAGGCAGCCGTGTTCAGAGCTACCAGAAGCCGATCATTTTGCCGCGCAAGAAGCTGACACTCTCACGCAACTCTTCCATGCCATTGACTCCGTCTTCGATGCTCACCCAACCGTCGAAGCCGGCAGCCTGCAATGTGGAAAAAATCGCGTCGTAATCATTCAGGCCTTGTCCGATCACACCGTGCGATAGTCGAGCGGCGTAGCCGACGGAATCTTCTTCCTTTCGCAAATCTTCGATCGTACCTTCCGTCAAATAGCGATCGCTCGCATGCATGGTGACCACGCGATCTTTCACGCGTTCGAGTAGTTCCAAGGGATCTTCGCCGGCAAGCAACGTATTGCTCGGATCATAATTCACACCAAAGTTTTCCGCTTGAATCTGATCGACCAGTTCACAGAACACATCCATTTTTTGAGCGAACTCAGGATATTGCCAATAGTTGTCCTTGTAATGATTTTCGATCACGAGTGTGACACCCCGCCTTTCGGCATAGGGTAAACAAGCGTTAATCGCATCGACGGCGTATCGCATGCCGTCTTCGTGGGAAACCTCAGGCCGACGTTGCCCTGATAAGACGCGACAGTATTTACCGCCCAACGAGGAGGTCATCTCAATCCAAGTTTTCTCCAACGCGATCTGTTCCTTGCGAAACTCAGGATCCGGATGGGTAAAATCGGGTGAGCAGCAGAGCATGGGGATGGTAAGCCCTTTTTCGTCGACCAGTTTACGAATTTTCTTCCACGACTTCTTTTCTTTCAGGTCTAAAAAGCCGCTATAGAATTCGAGTCCATCGACGTCCAAGTCGGCGGCCATATCGATCCAGGAGCGGAGCGACATTTCGCCGGTGACACACAACTGGTCCATGAACGCTTTGGGGAATACTGCGAGATCAGCCATAGTTCACGACATGGGCACCTGCGAGGCACCGTCCAACGAGAGTTTCCAACGAACTAAATTGTTCAACCATCGAGCTACAACGATGCGATGTTGTTATGACGAACCACCCAGAGGGACGTCGCCATAGGCGTGAATTGCTTCGCAAATCCGAGCCAAGGAAGATTCCAAATCACCGTCAGCAGTTTGAAATCGTTCACTGTCGATGACCAGAGGTGCCCCCAACACGACAAGTGGAGCTCCATACTTGGGCGTCTGGATCGCTTGATCGAGTGACAATCCCCCGACAGCCTGGACCGGTACCTCAACCGCTTGAACGATTTCTCGCAATTGATCAAGCGGATTCGGCGCGCGATCCCCACGGGCTGCGATGCCTCTTCGTTCATCGTAGCCGATGTGGTGAATCACATATCCACAGCCTAAGTCGGCGAGACGTTGAGCACCGGCAACCATATCCTGAGCAGCTAGGTTATCGCCCATCACACCAACCCCATAATCGCGCCCCGCCTTCACAACACAGCGAATCGTCTCTTCGTGAGCCTGAGACATGACGACCACATGGGTGGCTCCCGCCTTGGCCATCATTTCGGCTTCCAGGTAACCGCCATCCATCGTTTTGAGATCGGCGACAATCGGCACGTCAGGAAATTCGGCTCGCAAACGCTCTACCGCCAGCAAACCTTTGGACAGCAGCAACGGTGTTCCAGCTTCGAGCCAATCGACTCCAGCACGACGCGCCATCCGCGCCGTTTGCACTGCCTCATCGATGTCGATCAAATCAAGTGAGATTTGGACAATCGGATTCATAATCATGCAATAGCGAGAAGCTACCAAGACGCTCTCAAGGAGCGTCTCTAAACTGCAACTCCAGCGCCATGATCTCCTACCTTAGCCACCAACGACCTTAGCGGGGCCGACGGTTATTTCGAAAAAAACCAATCGTTTCTAAAGAGCTGTAGACTTCTTCCAATGTTTTCTCACCGAAGTTCGAGATACTCAGCAAGTCTTCACGCGTGCAATTCAAAAGATCTTGAACGGTGAAAATGCCTCGCTCCTCCAAACAATTGGTTGTACGCACGGACAAGCCGATCTCCGCGGTACTCATATCAAGTCGTTCATTGAGACTTTTCGTCTGTTCGTCGGCGGTGATCAACGGAATACGAGTCGACATAGGGTTCCCTCCCCTTCGCAGATTAAAGCATCTGGTTCATGATGCCCACCCAGGCATCACTTTCCAAGTAAGCCCGTGAGTATACCAATTCTGGCGCGCCATCAAAGGTCTAGGCGGCAGGAGTTGCTAGCGTTCCGGGTGACGAACCCGCCCCGGGCCTTCTATAATGCGGGTTCTTCGCTTCCCCACCTGGGCTGCGTCGGGCAAGCCTATTCGAGACCTCGGGACACGGACGATGACGACTGCCAGCTTTGATTCACTGACCGAGGCACAACGTGCTGCGGTACTCCATCTGCAAGGTCCTCTCTTGATCTTGGCCGGCCCTGGGAGCGGAAAAACACGAGTAATCACGCATCGAATCGCCCATATGATCGATCAGGGCATCCACCCCCGTTCCATTTTAGCGCTCACCTTCACCAATAAAGCGGCTGACGAAATGAGCCGCCGAGTGGAACGACTCACATCGACCGATTCGGTCTGGATC
Coding sequences:
- a CDS encoding FAD-dependent oxidoreductase, whose amino-acid sequence is MPEHVVIIGSGPAGWSAAIYAARASLKPLLFEGTAKPEMIPLGQLAFTTEVENFAGFPAGNIRAFVESAVDKDRHYNLPPVPEGHSQDDQPHYAVQGVELMELMKQQALNFGTRVIGDDIVNVDLSQRPLRVIPSNGDPIETETIIIATGARANYLGLPSEEAFKNLGVSACAVCDGALPRFRNAPVVVIGGGDSAVEEASYLAKYASVVYLVHRRDELRASKIMQQRAFDDPKIEILWNSAVEEVLGNDTDGMTALRLRSTQDDSLKEYEAKGMFLAIGHTPNTNFLVDKLEMNSSGYITWTQPFRTNTSVEGVFAAGDVADDNYRQAITSAGTGCMAALDAERYLAAKGL
- a CDS encoding divalent metal cation transporter, translating into MNHTESKIEADRRMLEEAKSQGLGGKFATFAKLSGPGWLQSAITLGGGSLASSLFLGILGGYTLLWVQPLAMILGIIMLSAIGYVTLSTGQRPFHAIRDHVNPVLAWGWALAVAAANIVWCLPQYSLAFGVVSQNLLPGLFGQEGTVTQAGGDNGSYLSMAIVSSTLLIICTIITWSYDRGGWGIKLYETVLKVLVALIVLCFIGVVTVLTVNGAIDWGAVTQGIIPNFGQFWKPAASFEPMLANLDESAREYWSKLIVSKQQDVMFSAAATAVGINMTFLFPYSLLSKGWTREFRGLSIFDLSTGMFIPYVIATGCVVIAASAQFHTKVTDDFQVVGNKLVAPADLAGAYQGTLEQRMLANNDYARKQLQGTPANAVPALKAQMMAAFLAETSMSEQEIAAALVNRKAKHLSGALAPLTGKFVADIVFGLGVLAMALSTISLLMLISGFVFCEMFGFEPGSWFHRFGTLVAGVIGAFGPYIWSGASFYLAIPTSVFGLALLPFAYITFFLLMNQKSLLGDDMPRGGARVVWNLLMLVAAVTATAASLYVVYTKTLNGFGSGWYGLGGIGLLLGLILVVQFTRKPKHIPE
- the asnS gene encoding asparagine--tRNA ligase, whose product is MDTISVAVARQTDSIGKQVRLQGWVRTRRDSKAGFSFVELNDGSCLANIQAICDADLPNYEAEIKKLSAGCSVSITGEVKESGGKGQATELLAQTVTVHGWSDPQEFPLQKKRHSFEKLREWAHLRPRTNAFGAVARVRNCICNSIHQFFQEHGFLYVHTPVITASDCEGAGEMFRVTTLDLENVPRQDGRIDYSKDFFDRPAYLTVSGQLEAEIFATALGKVYTFGPTFRAENSNTSRHLAEFWMIEPEMAFYELPENMQLAEDFLKRIASDVLSKCGEDMEFFNQRIDDTVLSTLQKIIDSDFERLTYTAAIELLEKSGKKFDFPVNWGTDLQSEHERFLTEEHFHGPVILYDYPRSIKPFYMKVNDDDRTVRAMDVLVPRVGEIIGGSQREDRLDVLEARMREQGLTPEDYWWYLDLRRFGTVPHSGFGLGLERVIQFATGMTNIRDVIPFPRTPGSADF
- a CDS encoding sugar phosphate isomerase/epimerase, which translates into the protein MADLAVFPKAFMDQLCVTGEMSLRSWIDMAADLDVDGLEFYSGFLDLKEKKSWKKIRKLVDEKGLTIPMLCCSPDFTHPDPEFRKEQIALEKTWIEMTSSLGGKYCRVLSGQRRPEVSHEDGMRYAVDAINACLPYAERRGVTLVIENHYKDNYWQYPEFAQKMDVFCELVDQIQAENFGVNYDPSNTLLAGEDPLELLERVKDRVVTMHASDRYLTEGTIEDLRKEEDSVGYAARLSHGVIGQGLNDYDAIFSTLQAAGFDGWVSIEDGVNGMEELRESVSFLRGKMIGFW
- a CDS encoding orotidine 5'-phosphate decarboxylase, producing MNPIVQISLDLIDIDEAVQTARMARRAGVDWLEAGTPLLLSKGLLAVERLRAEFPDVPIVADLKTMDGGYLEAEMMAKAGATHVVVMSQAHEETIRCVVKAGRDYGVGVMGDNLAAQDMVAGAQRLADLGCGYVIHHIGYDERRGIAARGDRAPNPLDQLREIVQAVEVPVQAVGGLSLDQAIQTPKYGAPLVVLGAPLVIDSERFQTADGDLESSLARICEAIHAYGDVPLGGSS
- a CDS encoding DNA-directed RNA polymerase subunit alpha C-terminal domain-containing protein: MSTRIPLITADEQTKSLNERLDMSTAEIGLSVRTTNCLEERGIFTVQDLLNCTREDLLSISNFGEKTLEEVYSSLETIGFFRNNRRPR